The Streptomyces sp. NBC_01255 genome window below encodes:
- a CDS encoding DUF7059 domain-containing protein encodes MGSVSTTSLPPRLPVPAHAARLREALLAADYTADGLLDLLGAPAYAALARSETVPALRATRGDSSLETLVRLFLLQRAVAYDKAAAALPLDEALADGWVVREDDAVLATVDVRPYGGEDGGNWFIVSDLGCAVGGAGGIGKKAEGVVLGVGGASTTLAGITVRTAVSSALDLGTGSGIQALHAAQHATLVTATDLNPRALDFTRLTLALSGAREAELLEGSLFEPVDGDTYDLIVSNPPFVISPGATLTYRDGGMGGDDLCRTLVQQAGERLNDGGYAQFLANWQHVDGEEWQDRLRSWVPRGCDAWIVQREVQDVTQYTELWLRDSGDHRGDPDAYRLAYGRWLDEFEARRTRAIGFGWITIRRNAAVESGETEPSILIEEWPHPVEQPLGDTIRAHFTRQDYLRSHDDAALLADRFTLAPEVMQEQVGLPGAEDPEHVVLRQNRGMRRATKVDHVGAGFAGVCDGTLSAGRILDAIGQLMGEDPVILRDRTPQAIRLLVEEGFLLPVGQTPGESGEVSGA; translated from the coding sequence ATGGGATCCGTGAGTACGACCAGCCTGCCTCCCCGCCTCCCGGTGCCCGCGCACGCCGCCCGTCTGCGCGAGGCACTGCTCGCCGCCGACTACACCGCCGACGGTCTGCTCGACCTGCTCGGCGCCCCCGCCTACGCGGCGCTCGCCCGCAGCGAGACCGTGCCCGCCCTGCGCGCCACCCGCGGCGACTCGTCGCTGGAGACCCTCGTCCGGCTCTTCCTGCTCCAGCGGGCCGTCGCGTACGACAAGGCCGCCGCCGCGCTCCCGCTGGACGAGGCCCTCGCCGACGGCTGGGTGGTCCGCGAGGACGACGCCGTGCTCGCCACGGTCGACGTCCGGCCCTACGGAGGCGAGGACGGCGGGAACTGGTTCATCGTCTCCGACCTCGGCTGCGCCGTCGGCGGAGCCGGCGGCATCGGGAAGAAGGCCGAGGGCGTCGTCCTCGGCGTCGGCGGCGCCTCCACCACGCTCGCCGGGATCACCGTCCGTACGGCGGTGTCCTCCGCGCTCGACCTCGGTACCGGCTCCGGCATCCAGGCGCTGCACGCCGCCCAGCACGCCACGCTGGTCACCGCCACGGACCTCAACCCGCGCGCCCTGGACTTCACCCGGCTCACGCTCGCCCTCTCCGGGGCCCGGGAGGCCGAGCTGCTCGAAGGCTCGCTCTTCGAGCCGGTCGACGGCGACACGTACGACCTGATCGTCTCCAACCCGCCGTTCGTCATCTCCCCCGGCGCCACGCTCACCTACCGGGACGGCGGGATGGGCGGCGACGACCTGTGCCGCACGCTCGTGCAGCAGGCGGGCGAGCGGCTCAACGACGGCGGATACGCCCAGTTCCTCGCCAACTGGCAGCACGTGGACGGCGAGGAGTGGCAGGACCGGCTGCGGTCCTGGGTGCCGCGCGGCTGCGACGCCTGGATCGTGCAGCGCGAGGTCCAGGACGTCACCCAGTACACGGAGCTCTGGCTGCGGGACAGCGGGGACCACCGCGGCGACCCGGACGCGTACCGGCTGGCGTACGGGCGCTGGCTCGACGAGTTCGAGGCCCGCAGGACCAGGGCGATCGGCTTCGGCTGGATCACGATCCGGCGGAACGCGGCGGTGGAGTCGGGCGAGACCGAGCCCTCGATCCTGATCGAGGAGTGGCCGCACCCCGTCGAGCAGCCCCTCGGCGACACCATCCGCGCCCACTTCACGCGCCAGGACTACCTGCGGAGCCACGACGACGCCGCGCTGCTCGCCGACCGCTTCACGCTCGCGCCCGAGGTGATGCAGGAGCAGGTCGGGCTGCCGGGCGCCGAGGACCCCGAGCACGTCGTGCTCCGGCAGAACCGCGGCATGCGCCGCGCCACCAAGGTCGACCACGTCGGCGCCGGGTTCGCCGGCGTGTGCGACGGCACCCTCAGCGCCGGCCGCATCCTCGACGCGATCGGGCAGCTCATGGGGGAGGACCCGGTCATACTGCGGGACCGCACCCCGCAGGCGATCCGGCTGCTCGTCGAGGAGGGCTTCCTGCTGCCCGTCGGGCAGACGCCCGGGGAGTCCGGCGAGGTGAGCGGCGCTTGA
- a CDS encoding ArsR/SmtB family transcription factor yields MIRIELDEASLGATRIAISPLRDAFCSMHLALPHRHPSWPYQAWVGQAREVWREDDRLRPLWDLFVEGRVEVSDFLLPRPFGTVNVHEELAALRATDPEFVRAQVAVCYPGMADEPFVQPYLKDPEAACAALADAYAAYWEGAIEPYWPTMRRLVEDEVLVRARTFATEGVDALFAGLETRGRWQPPVLELTKYIDAEYAPGERRLVLVPLVFAEGCRLYSTDDPEVFALSFQARGAAALREPPEPVADDRLGLMLGRGRAAVLRELGGPLTTAGLADRLGLAPSTVSEHLSVLAEAGVVTRHRVGRSVYYQLTDTGRSLLALLAGEGVLHAVA; encoded by the coding sequence TTGATACGGATCGAGCTGGACGAGGCCTCGCTCGGGGCGACCCGGATCGCCATCAGCCCGCTGCGGGACGCGTTCTGCTCGATGCACCTCGCGCTGCCGCACCGTCACCCCTCCTGGCCGTACCAGGCGTGGGTCGGGCAGGCGCGCGAGGTGTGGCGCGAGGACGACCGGCTCCGCCCGCTGTGGGACCTGTTCGTCGAGGGGCGGGTCGAGGTCTCCGACTTCCTGCTGCCCCGGCCGTTCGGCACGGTCAACGTCCACGAGGAGCTGGCCGCGCTGCGGGCCACCGACCCGGAGTTCGTCCGCGCCCAGGTGGCCGTCTGCTATCCCGGCATGGCCGACGAGCCCTTCGTACAGCCCTACCTGAAGGATCCGGAGGCGGCCTGCGCGGCGCTCGCCGACGCGTACGCGGCCTACTGGGAGGGCGCGATCGAGCCGTACTGGCCGACGATGCGGCGGCTCGTCGAGGACGAAGTGCTCGTCCGGGCCAGGACGTTCGCGACGGAGGGCGTCGACGCGCTGTTCGCGGGCCTGGAGACGCGGGGGCGGTGGCAGCCCCCCGTACTCGAACTGACCAAGTACATCGACGCGGAGTACGCGCCCGGAGAGCGCCGGCTCGTGCTCGTGCCGCTGGTCTTCGCCGAGGGCTGCCGGCTGTACTCGACGGACGACCCCGAGGTGTTCGCGCTCAGCTTCCAGGCCCGGGGAGCCGCCGCCCTGCGCGAACCGCCCGAGCCCGTCGCCGACGACCGGCTCGGCCTGATGCTCGGCCGGGGCCGCGCGGCGGTCCTGCGCGAGCTGGGCGGGCCGCTCACCACGGCCGGGCTCGCCGACCGGCTCGGCCTCGCGCCGAGCACCGTCTCCGAGCACCTGTCGGTGCTCGCGGAGGCCGGGGTCGTCACCCGGCACCGGGTCGGGCGCTCGGTGTACTACCAGCTCACGGACACCGGCCGTTCGCTGCTCGCGCTGCTCGCCGGGGAGGGCGTGCTGCACGCGGTCGCGTAA
- a CDS encoding ABC transporter ATP-binding protein, whose translation MLAIEADALRRTYTSRTGWLKPRRTETEAVRGVTFEVAPGELFGLLGPNGAGKTTTIKMLNTLLLPTSGTARVFGHDVARDPVAVRRRIGYVFGGDRGLYERLSALDNLRYFAELYGVEARDQKRRIAELLDLVGLVGREKERVEGYSRGMRQRLHIARGLLHRPDVLFLDEPSIGVDPVAARDLRRTVADLSAAGTTVLLTTHYMAEADELCGRIAVIAGGRICALGTPESLKSRVRGRDVLEIQAYGVDEERLDRVRRLAGVRGASVEDRGALQIVTVQTGRASAELHGPVLNALDGVRIGRVASREPSLEDAYIAIVEEASSRDGSGDTEAVDRASEELPVSEELPVSEELPV comes from the coding sequence ATGCTCGCAATCGAGGCGGACGCGCTGCGCCGCACCTACACCAGCAGGACCGGGTGGCTGAAGCCCCGGCGGACCGAGACCGAGGCCGTGCGCGGGGTCACCTTCGAGGTGGCGCCCGGGGAACTGTTCGGCCTGCTCGGCCCCAACGGCGCCGGGAAGACCACCACCATCAAGATGCTCAACACCCTGCTCCTGCCGACCTCCGGCACGGCCCGGGTGTTCGGCCACGACGTGGCCCGCGACCCCGTCGCCGTACGCCGCAGGATCGGGTACGTCTTCGGCGGCGACCGCGGCCTGTACGAACGGCTCTCCGCCCTCGACAACCTCCGCTACTTCGCCGAGCTGTACGGCGTCGAGGCCCGCGACCAGAAGCGGCGCATCGCCGAACTCCTCGACCTGGTCGGCCTCGTGGGCCGGGAGAAGGAGCGCGTCGAGGGGTACTCGCGCGGCATGCGGCAGCGCCTCCACATCGCCCGCGGCCTCCTCCACCGCCCCGACGTGCTCTTCCTCGACGAGCCGTCCATCGGCGTCGACCCCGTCGCCGCCCGCGACCTGCGCCGCACGGTCGCCGACCTGTCCGCGGCCGGCACCACCGTCCTGCTCACCACCCACTACATGGCCGAGGCCGACGAGCTCTGTGGCCGGATCGCCGTGATCGCGGGCGGCCGGATCTGCGCCCTCGGCACGCCCGAGAGCCTCAAGTCCCGGGTGCGGGGCCGGGACGTGCTGGAGATCCAGGCGTATGGGGTCGACGAGGAGCGGCTCGACCGGGTGCGCCGCCTCGCCGGGGTGCGGGGCGCGTCGGTCGAGGACCGGGGCGCACTGCAGATCGTCACCGTGCAGACAGGCCGGGCCTCCGCCGAGCTGCACGGACCGGTGCTGAACGCCCTCGACGGCGTACGGATCGGCCGGGTCGCGAGCCGCGAACCGTCCCTGGAGGACGCGTACATCGCGATCGTGGAGGAGGCGTCCTCCAGGGACGGCTCGGGGGACACGGAGGCTGTTGACCGCGCGTCCGAGGAGCTTCCCGTGTCCGAGGAGCTGCCGGTGTCCGAGGAGCTGCCCGTATGA
- a CDS encoding ABC transporter permease, with product MRRVPRLILVGVRTHVSYMSRSPIEITFAVLVPLVYATLAVYLFRAAGDPDRLLTASVGAGLMGIWGSVLFGSGGAVQNQRWLGTLETLVVAPAPLALVLLPITLATAVIGTYAMGATVLWGVVLFGVPLDFAHPLLFLLAVPVCVLALGMMGLLLAATFVLLRNANALANPLDTPVWLLSGLLVPVTVLPAWTHPLSWALPTTWGARAVHAATSGGDVVTPLLAAVALGAGYALAAVLVLGRVERRARAAATLALT from the coding sequence ATGAGGCGCGTCCCGCGGCTGATCCTCGTCGGCGTCCGCACCCATGTCTCGTACATGTCGCGCTCCCCGATCGAGATCACCTTCGCCGTCCTCGTCCCGCTCGTCTACGCGACCCTCGCCGTCTACCTGTTCCGGGCCGCGGGCGACCCCGACCGGCTGCTCACCGCCTCCGTCGGCGCCGGACTGATGGGCATCTGGGGCTCGGTGCTCTTCGGTTCGGGCGGCGCCGTGCAGAACCAGCGCTGGCTCGGCACCCTGGAGACCCTGGTCGTGGCGCCCGCGCCGCTCGCGCTCGTCCTGCTCCCGATCACCCTCGCGACCGCCGTCATCGGCACGTACGCGATGGGTGCGACGGTCCTGTGGGGCGTGGTCCTCTTCGGTGTCCCGCTCGACTTCGCGCACCCGCTGCTGTTCCTGCTCGCCGTGCCCGTCTGCGTCCTCGCGCTCGGCATGATGGGGCTCCTCCTCGCCGCCACCTTCGTTCTGCTGCGCAACGCCAACGCCCTGGCCAACCCCCTGGACACGCCCGTCTGGCTGCTGTCCGGGCTCCTCGTGCCCGTCACCGTGCTGCCCGCCTGGACGCACCCGCTGTCCTGGGCGCTGCCCACCACCTGGGGCGCACGGGCCGTGCACGCGGCGACCTCCGGCGGGGACGTGGTCACGCCGCTCCTCGCCGCCGTCGCGCTCGGGGCGGGTTACGCCCTGGCCGCCGTCCTCGTCCTCGGGCGGGTGGAGCGCCGGGCGCGCGCCGCCGCCACCCTCGCCCTCACCTGA
- a CDS encoding ABC transporter permease, whose translation MFRFPGTARLVVVGGAISYRALFNWTTPPMFIGTLLVGPLLQVFFFVFLGRELGVADDRFHLVGNAVLAASASCVYGGTMAVANERRYGTLGAVLLSPRHRVPLWLGRALPYVLNGLFVSGFVLTAAALVLGLPVPAGALPGLALVLLAAAGACSAFGLALGALGLRFRDVFLVSNVASSGLLLLTGAAVPRESLPEWMRFAGELLPLTHAADAARRLTAGGGLDGTLLGTELAVGAGWGLLAVALLALFERGSRRRATLDTM comes from the coding sequence ATGTTCCGTTTCCCCGGCACCGCCCGGCTCGTCGTCGTCGGCGGCGCGATCTCCTACCGGGCGCTCTTCAACTGGACGACCCCGCCGATGTTCATCGGAACGCTGCTGGTGGGGCCGCTTCTCCAGGTTTTCTTCTTCGTCTTCCTCGGCCGGGAACTGGGCGTCGCCGACGACCGTTTCCATCTCGTAGGCAACGCCGTCCTCGCAGCTTCCGCCTCCTGCGTGTACGGCGGCACGATGGCCGTCGCCAACGAGCGCCGGTACGGCACGCTCGGCGCCGTCCTGCTCTCGCCCCGGCACCGGGTCCCGCTCTGGCTCGGGCGCGCCCTCCCGTACGTCCTCAACGGGCTGTTCGTCAGCGGCTTCGTGCTGACCGCCGCCGCGCTCGTCCTCGGGCTGCCCGTGCCCGCCGGCGCGCTGCCCGGGCTCGCTCTGGTGCTGCTCGCCGCCGCCGGTGCCTGCTCGGCCTTCGGGCTCGCGCTGGGGGCGCTCGGGCTCCGCTTCCGCGACGTGTTCCTGGTGTCCAACGTGGCGAGTTCGGGGCTGCTCCTCCTGACGGGCGCCGCCGTGCCCCGGGAGTCGCTGCCGGAGTGGATGCGGTTCGCCGGCGAGCTGCTGCCGCTCACGCACGCGGCGGACGCGGCGCGGCGGCTGACCGCGGGCGGCGGCCTGGACGGCACCCTGCTCGGGACCGAGCTCGCGGTGGGCGCCGGCTGGGGGCTGCTCGCCGTCGCCCTGCTCGCCCTCTTCGAGCGCGGCAGCCGACGCCGGGCCACGCTCGACACGATGTGA
- the topA gene encoding type I DNA topoisomerase, translating to MSPTSETAHGGRRLVIVESPAKAKTIKGYLGPGYVVEASVGHIRDLPSGAAEVPEKYTGEVRRLGVDVEHDFQPIYVVNADKKAQVRKLKELLAESDELFLATDEDREGEAIAWHLQEVLKPKVPVHRMVFHEITKDAIREAVANPRELNQRMVDAQETRRILDRLYGYEVSPVLWKKVMPKLSAGRVQSVATRLVVERERERIAFRSAEYWDLTGTFGTGRSGDASDPSTLVARLNTVDGKRVAQGRDFGADGRMKTDSVLHLDEANARALAAALADTAFAVRSVESKPYRRSPYAPFRTTTLQQEASRKLGFGAKATMQVAQKLYENGFITYMRTDSTTLSDTAVVAARAQVTQLYGADYLPEKPRVYAGKVKNAQEAHEAIRPSGDRFRTPAETGLTGDQFRLYELIWKRTVASQMKDATGNSVTVKIGGRASDGRDAEFSASGKTITFHGFMKAYVEGADDPNAELDDRERRLPQVAQGDALTAEEITADGHATKPPARYTEASLVKELEEREIGRPSTYASIIGTILDRGYVFKKGTALVPSFLSFAVVNLLETHFGRLVDYDFTARMEDDLDRIARGEAKSVPWLKRFYFGEGGGTGEGGAAAPGGAADAGNGDGDHLGGLKELVTDLGAIDAREISSFPVGNDIVLRVGRYGPYVERGEKDAEGHQRADVPEDLAPDELTVEHAEELLAKPSGDFELGADPVSGNQIVAKDGRYGPYVTEILPEGTPKTGKNAVKPRTASLFKSMALDTVTLEDALRLMSLPRVVGVDAEGVEITAQNGRYGPYLKKGTDSRSLTDEEQLFSITLEEALAIYAQPKQRGRAAAKPPLKELGTDPVSEKPVVVKDGRFGPYVTDGETNATLRTDDSVETITPERGYELLAEKRAKGPAKKVAKKAPAKKTTTAKKTATKTAAKKTAAKKTTAAKTTAAKKTTAAKKTTAAKKTAASQPE from the coding sequence TTGTCCCCGACCAGCGAGACCGCACACGGCGGCCGCCGACTCGTCATCGTCGAGTCGCCCGCCAAGGCGAAGACGATCAAGGGCTACCTCGGCCCTGGCTACGTCGTCGAGGCGAGCGTCGGGCACATCCGCGACCTCCCCAGCGGCGCCGCCGAGGTGCCGGAGAAGTACACCGGCGAGGTGCGCCGCCTCGGCGTCGACGTCGAGCATGACTTCCAGCCCATCTATGTCGTCAACGCCGACAAGAAGGCGCAGGTCAGGAAGCTCAAGGAGCTGCTCGCCGAGTCCGACGAGCTCTTCCTCGCCACCGATGAGGACCGCGAGGGCGAAGCCATCGCGTGGCACCTCCAGGAAGTCCTGAAGCCCAAGGTCCCGGTCCACCGGATGGTCTTCCACGAGATCACCAAGGACGCCATCCGCGAGGCCGTCGCCAACCCGCGCGAGCTCAACCAGCGCATGGTCGACGCCCAGGAGACCCGCCGCATCCTCGACCGGCTGTACGGCTACGAGGTGTCGCCGGTCCTGTGGAAGAAGGTCATGCCGAAGCTGTCGGCAGGCCGTGTGCAGTCCGTCGCCACCCGGCTCGTCGTCGAGCGGGAGCGCGAGCGCATCGCCTTCCGCTCCGCCGAGTACTGGGACCTCACCGGCACCTTCGGCACCGGCCGCTCCGGCGACGCCTCCGACCCGTCCACGCTGGTCGCCCGGCTGAACACGGTCGACGGCAAGCGTGTCGCCCAGGGCCGTGACTTCGGCGCCGACGGCCGGATGAAGACCGACAGCGTCCTCCACCTGGACGAGGCGAACGCGCGCGCCCTGGCCGCCGCGCTCGCCGACACCGCGTTCGCGGTGCGCTCGGTCGAGTCGAAGCCGTACCGCCGCTCCCCGTACGCCCCCTTCCGCACCACGACCCTCCAGCAGGAGGCGAGCCGCAAGCTGGGCTTCGGTGCGAAGGCGACCATGCAGGTGGCGCAGAAGCTGTACGAGAACGGCTTCATCACCTACATGCGTACGGACTCCACGACCCTGTCCGACACCGCCGTCGTGGCGGCCCGGGCGCAGGTCACGCAGTTGTACGGCGCCGACTACCTGCCGGAGAAGCCGCGCGTCTACGCGGGCAAGGTCAAGAACGCGCAGGAGGCGCACGAGGCGATTCGCCCTTCGGGTGATCGTTTCCGCACCCCCGCGGAGACCGGCCTGACCGGCGACCAGTTCCGGCTCTACGAGCTGATCTGGAAGCGGACCGTCGCCTCCCAGATGAAGGACGCCACCGGTAACTCGGTCACCGTCAAGATCGGCGGCCGGGCCTCCGACGGCCGTGACGCCGAGTTCAGCGCCTCCGGCAAGACGATCACCTTCCACGGCTTCATGAAGGCGTACGTCGAAGGCGCCGACGACCCGAACGCGGAGCTCGACGACCGCGAGCGGCGCCTGCCGCAGGTCGCCCAGGGCGACGCGCTGACCGCCGAGGAGATCACGGCGGACGGCCACGCGACGAAGCCGCCGGCCCGCTACACCGAGGCCTCGCTGGTCAAGGAGCTCGAAGAGCGCGAGATCGGCCGCCCGTCGACGTACGCGTCGATCATCGGCACCATCCTCGACCGCGGCTACGTCTTCAAGAAGGGCACGGCGCTCGTGCCGTCCTTCCTGAGCTTCGCCGTCGTCAACCTCCTGGAGACGCACTTCGGGCGGCTCGTCGACTACGACTTCACCGCGCGGATGGAGGACGACCTCGACCGCATCGCGCGGGGCGAGGCCAAGTCCGTGCCGTGGCTGAAGCGCTTCTACTTCGGTGAGGGCGGGGGCACGGGCGAGGGCGGCGCGGCTGCCCCCGGCGGCGCGGCGGACGCCGGGAACGGCGACGGCGACCACCTCGGCGGCCTCAAGGAGCTCGTCACCGACCTCGGCGCCATCGACGCCCGGGAGATCTCCTCCTTCCCGGTCGGCAACGACATCGTGCTGCGCGTCGGCCGCTACGGCCCGTACGTGGAGCGCGGCGAGAAGGACGCGGAGGGCCACCAGCGCGCCGACGTCCCCGAGGACCTCGCGCCCGACGAGCTCACCGTCGAGCACGCCGAGGAGCTGCTCGCCAAGCCGAGCGGCGACTTCGAGCTGGGCGCCGACCCGGTCAGCGGCAACCAGATCGTGGCGAAGGACGGCCGCTACGGCCCGTACGTCACGGAGATCCTGCCCGAGGGCACCCCGAAGACCGGCAAGAACGCGGTGAAGCCGCGGACGGCCTCTCTCTTCAAGTCGATGGCGCTCGACACCGTCACCCTGGAGGACGCGCTCCGGCTGATGTCCCTGCCGCGGGTCGTCGGCGTGGACGCCGAGGGCGTCGAGATCACCGCGCAGAACGGCCGCTACGGCCCGTACCTGAAGAAGGGCACGGACTCGCGGTCGCTCACCGACGAGGAGCAGCTCTTCTCGATCACGCTCGAAGAGGCGCTCGCGATCTACGCGCAGCCGAAGCAGCGTGGCCGGGCGGCGGCCAAGCCGCCGCTGAAGGAGCTGGGCACCGACCCGGTCAGCGAGAAGCCCGTGGTCGTCAAGGACGGGCGCTTCGGCCCGTACGTGACGGACGGCGAGACCAACGCCACCCTGCGGACCGACGACAGCGTGGAGACGATCACGCCGGAGCGCGGTTACGAGCTCCTCGCGGAGAAGCGGGCCAAGGGGCCGGCGAAGAAGGTCGCCAAGAAGGCGCCGGCGAAGAAGACCACGACGGCGAAGAAGACGGCCACGAAGACGGCGGCGAAGAAGACCGCGGCGAAGAAGACCACCGCCGCCAAGACGACCGCCGCGAAGAAGACCACGGCGGCGAAGAAGACGACCGCGGCCAAGAAGACGGCGGCGTCGCAGCCGGAGTAG